Proteins from a genomic interval of Chroococcidiopsis thermalis PCC 7203:
- a CDS encoding phenylacetate--CoA ligase family protein, with the protein MQQEQSDRVLTALQEFFTTPLATKLSKHQQVSPQAAALELFRDVAATVPAYKTFLTARGIEPTAIQTLADFQQLPLLTKDNYLRCHSLPNFCRHGQLERCDMVAASSGSTGKPTYWLRYLTDELQIATRFEQIFHDSFFADTRPTLAVVCFTLGTWVGGMFTTDCCRHLASKGYPITVVTPGNNKTEICRVVQELGSLFEQVVLLGYPPFLKDVIDTGRANGIEWQRYQIKLVLAGEVFSEEWRSLVGERVGANNPYYDSASLYGTADAGVLGNETPLSICIRRFLAENPEVARSLFGESRLPTLVQYDPLSRFFEVQDGTLLFSGDNGIPLVRYHIADTGGIIAYDAMLEFLRSHGFDPIVTLQQQGTRGIHALPFVYVFGRANFTISYFGANIYPENVIVGLEQPQIREWVTGKFVMEVKEDADRNRFFSIVVELAPGVEGNEAKRNAIATSIHAQLLRLNSEFANYVPPEYQIPHVSLAPTGDPEYFPVGVKHRYTR; encoded by the coding sequence ATGCAGCAAGAACAAAGCGATCGCGTATTAACAGCCTTGCAAGAGTTTTTCACTACACCTCTAGCAACGAAACTAAGCAAGCATCAACAAGTTTCTCCTCAAGCTGCTGCCTTAGAGTTATTTCGCGATGTGGCTGCAACTGTACCAGCATACAAAACTTTTTTGACGGCACGGGGAATCGAGCCAACAGCAATTCAAACTTTGGCAGACTTTCAACAACTGCCGCTACTGACAAAAGACAACTACCTACGTTGTCATTCCCTGCCAAATTTTTGTCGGCACGGACAACTAGAAAGATGCGATATGGTAGCAGCATCATCGGGTTCTACGGGGAAACCAACGTATTGGTTGCGCTACCTGACCGACGAACTGCAAATTGCCACCCGCTTTGAACAAATATTTCACGATAGCTTTTTTGCTGACACCCGCCCCACTCTAGCAGTTGTCTGTTTTACGTTGGGAACTTGGGTAGGTGGGATGTTTACAACTGATTGCTGTCGCCACTTGGCAAGTAAGGGTTATCCCATCACTGTTGTAACTCCAGGGAATAACAAAACAGAAATCTGCCGTGTCGTGCAAGAACTGGGTAGTTTATTCGAGCAAGTAGTATTACTGGGATATCCGCCCTTTCTCAAAGATGTCATTGACACTGGTAGAGCTAACGGCATAGAGTGGCAGCGCTACCAAATCAAATTAGTCCTAGCAGGAGAAGTCTTCAGCGAAGAGTGGCGGAGTTTAGTAGGGGAACGAGTGGGAGCAAACAATCCCTACTATGATTCTGCTTCACTCTACGGCACGGCTGATGCTGGCGTGTTAGGCAATGAAACACCTTTGAGTATCTGCATCCGACGTTTTTTAGCAGAGAATCCAGAAGTAGCCCGTAGCTTATTTGGGGAATCGCGCTTACCCACCTTAGTACAATACGATCCGCTCAGCCGCTTTTTTGAAGTGCAAGACGGCACGCTACTATTTTCGGGCGATAATGGCATTCCCCTCGTGCGATATCACATTGCCGATACAGGTGGAATCATTGCTTACGATGCCATGCTGGAATTTTTGCGATCGCACGGATTCGACCCGATCGTCACTTTACAGCAACAAGGAACGAGAGGCATCCATGCTCTACCTTTCGTCTACGTGTTTGGGCGTGCTAATTTTACTATTTCTTACTTTGGCGCAAATATCTATCCCGAAAATGTCATCGTTGGCTTAGAACAACCGCAGATTCGAGAATGGGTGACGGGTAAATTTGTAATGGAAGTGAAGGAAGATGCCGATCGAAACCGTTTCTTCTCTATAGTGGTAGAGTTAGCACCAGGGGTAGAGGGAAATGAAGCAAAAAGAAATGCGATCGCCACCTCAATTCACGCGCAATTGCTCCGACTCAATAGCGAATTTGCCAATTACGTCCCCCCCGAATATCAAATTCCTCACGTATCCCTCGCCCCCACCGGAGATCCAGAGTACTTCCCCGTAGGAGTCAAGCATCGATATACAAGATGA
- a CDS encoding YtxH domain-containing protein → MPNNRSGVFIGGFLLGAAVGTLTGMLIAPRSGREARQLLKKSANAIPELAEDLSTSVQLQADRLSGSALRSWDDTLERLREAIAAGVEASQQERQAIKRQNNEITSDSRTAYTDRP, encoded by the coding sequence ATGCCTAACAACCGTTCAGGAGTCTTTATCGGCGGTTTTTTATTAGGTGCTGCCGTCGGCACTTTAACTGGAATGTTAATCGCCCCACGTAGCGGACGAGAAGCGCGACAGTTGTTGAAAAAATCTGCTAATGCTATCCCAGAACTAGCAGAAGATTTATCGACTAGCGTGCAACTCCAGGCAGACCGTCTTTCAGGATCGGCATTACGTAGTTGGGATGATACATTAGAACGATTGCGAGAGGCGATCGCGGCTGGGGTTGAAGCCAGTCAGCAAGAGCGTCAAGCCATCAAACGGCAAAATAATGAGATTACTTCCGATTCCCGTACTGCTTATACAGATCGCCCGTAG
- a CDS encoding DUF427 domain-containing protein produces MAKAIWNGAVLAESSKTEIVEGNHYFPPDAIDKQYFQESSTHTTCPWKGTASYYNVVVDGQVNKDAAWYYPTAKEKAKNIEGYIAFWRGVKVES; encoded by the coding sequence ATGGCGAAAGCAATTTGGAATGGAGCTGTCTTAGCTGAAAGCTCCAAAACAGAGATTGTTGAGGGCAACCACTACTTCCCTCCCGATGCGATCGACAAGCAGTATTTTCAAGAATCTTCCACTCATACGACTTGCCCTTGGAAAGGAACTGCCAGCTACTACAATGTTGTCGTTGATGGACAAGTTAACAAAGATGCTGCTTGGTACTATCCCACAGCCAAAGAGAAGGCAAAAAATATTGAGGGTTACATTGCCTTCTGGCGTGGAGTAAAAGTCGAATCATAG
- a CDS encoding pentapeptide repeat-containing protein, whose product MKTQLIVITTVLTALHFAPPARAGDLEHTRQLLATKQCEGCDLSGEGLVLANLSQANLRGANLSGANLSRANLSEADLSGANLSGASLYGANLSGAKLEQTDLSGADLRDAYLANVDLKTTNLSGTSLQGAIAIPTQAAKPEEFYRWGIAQGQKGDPKGAIGYFNQALSLNDKYAPAYMARGIARYQLLDRPGAMQDAQRAKWLFLRQRNNEGYDTAQAFVNQLQAPQTETPKSKPNFFNFLGGVTSVLLRFLL is encoded by the coding sequence ATGAAAACTCAACTCATCGTCATCACTACTGTTTTGACTGCTTTGCACTTCGCACCTCCAGCTCGTGCGGGAGATCTGGAACATACTAGACAACTTCTGGCAACAAAACAGTGCGAAGGATGCGATCTTAGTGGTGAGGGTCTGGTCTTAGCTAATTTAAGTCAGGCGAATCTGCGGGGGGCGAATTTAAGTGGTGCTAATTTGAGTCGGGCGAATTTGAGCGAGGCTGACCTAAGCGGTGCAAACCTTAGTGGTGCTTCTCTGTATGGCGCAAATCTGAGTGGTGCTAAGTTGGAGCAAACAGATTTGAGTGGAGCCGATCTGCGCGATGCCTATTTAGCTAATGTAGACTTGAAGACAACTAATCTTAGCGGTACTAGTTTGCAGGGGGCGATCGCCATTCCTACCCAAGCAGCAAAGCCTGAAGAATTTTATCGTTGGGGCATTGCTCAAGGACAAAAAGGCGACCCTAAAGGCGCAATTGGCTATTTCAATCAAGCTCTTAGCTTAAACGACAAATACGCCCCAGCTTACATGGCGCGAGGTATTGCCCGCTACCAACTGCTAGACCGACCGGGAGCGATGCAGGATGCTCAACGCGCCAAATGGTTATTTTTACGGCAGAGAAATAATGAAGGCTATGACACTGCCCAAGCCTTTGTAAACCAACTGCAAGCACCGCAAACAGAAACACCTAAGAGCAAACCCAATTTCTTTAACTTCCTTGGTGGCGTAACTTCAGTTTTATTAAGGTTTTTGTTGTAA
- a CDS encoding TenA family protein — MSLSSELWQTNQDLAQACLNHPFVRGIADGTLEREKFAYYVGQDAFFLEAFARAYSIAAAKAPDWEGFNLFHGLAGGVLQELQLHAGYAATWGVNISSVEPGTATRRYIDFLSATAWSQDVGLTAVAMSPCMRLYAYLGQKLATKGILTHQYSDWIRTYNSPEFEQLAQQLEKLSDRYTSNSDTVQKTYRYAMLCERDFFQAAWESGDRP; from the coding sequence ATGTCTCTATCCAGCGAATTGTGGCAAACTAACCAAGATTTAGCTCAAGCTTGTCTAAATCATCCATTTGTTCGGGGTATAGCCGATGGAACCTTGGAGCGAGAGAAGTTTGCTTACTATGTCGGGCAAGATGCATTTTTCCTTGAAGCCTTTGCCCGTGCCTACAGTATTGCCGCTGCTAAAGCACCTGATTGGGAAGGATTTAATTTGTTTCATGGCTTAGCTGGGGGCGTACTGCAAGAACTTCAGCTTCATGCCGGGTATGCAGCCACATGGGGAGTCAATATTAGTTCTGTCGAACCAGGTACAGCCACTCGTCGCTATATCGATTTTTTGTCGGCTACTGCTTGGAGTCAAGATGTGGGTTTAACCGCTGTGGCAATGTCACCTTGTATGAGACTTTATGCTTATTTGGGACAGAAGTTGGCAACTAAGGGTATTCTCACACATCAGTACAGCGATTGGATTCGTACCTACAACAGCCCAGAATTCGAGCAGCTAGCGCAACAACTCGAAAAATTGAGCGATCGCTACACTAGCAACTCCGATACCGTACAAAAAACTTATCGCTATGCTATGTTGTGCGAACGAGATTTCTTTCAAGCGGCTTGGGAATCGGGCGATCGACCATAA
- a CDS encoding ArsR/SmtB family transcription factor — protein sequence MQVSFSVTSDAIASGFHALSEPLRIRILELLRSSELCVCELSEELGIAQSKLSFHLKTLKEANLVRSRQEGRWIYYSLNLSQFVALEQYLSEYRRFSQLLPARPCEDTPSS from the coding sequence ATGCAAGTTTCTTTCTCAGTCACCTCCGACGCGATCGCATCTGGTTTTCATGCCTTGTCTGAGCCGTTACGCATTCGGATACTAGAACTTTTACGCTCCTCAGAGCTTTGCGTGTGCGAATTGTCGGAGGAACTGGGAATTGCTCAATCTAAGCTATCTTTTCACCTCAAAACCTTAAAGGAAGCTAATTTAGTGCGATCGCGTCAGGAAGGACGCTGGATTTACTACAGCTTGAATTTATCGCAGTTCGTTGCATTAGAACAATATTTATCGGAATATCGCCGCTTCAGTCAATTGCTGCCCGCCCGTCCCTGCGAGGATACGCCCTCATCCTGA
- a CDS encoding PstS family phosphate ABC transporter substrate-binding protein, which yields MKTIASISIFLAGFGVAIATAMAMPNAVSPTKQPLRFAQANNSEPAATVKTDGSSTVYPITKAIAEEFQTTASGKNAQLLVNFSGTSAGFKKFCAGETDISDASRPIRTDEMEACNNNKIRYIELPVAYDALTIAVNPQNTWAKDITVAELKKMWEPAAEGKITNWQQIRSAWSDRPLKLYGAGKDSGTFDYFTEAVVGKARASRQDYTASEDDDELVEGVSKDLNALGYFGFAYYEANQNKLKALAVDSGRGAVLPSRQTVEKAQYEPLSRPLFIYVNARSVQLKPAVRRFVDFYIQRAPTLVSSVGYIPLPAEGYRLSYIYFNRGKVGTVFEGKSQIGLTIGQLLRRQAKF from the coding sequence ATGAAAACGATAGCCAGTATTTCTATTTTCCTGGCGGGATTTGGTGTTGCGATCGCAACTGCTATGGCAATGCCAAACGCAGTTAGTCCAACCAAGCAACCGTTAAGGTTCGCTCAAGCGAATAATTCAGAACCCGCAGCTACAGTTAAGACGGACGGTTCTAGCACAGTTTACCCCATCACCAAAGCAATAGCAGAAGAGTTTCAAACCACAGCGTCGGGCAAGAACGCACAGTTGCTCGTGAATTTTTCTGGTACGAGTGCTGGGTTTAAAAAGTTTTGTGCCGGAGAAACAGACATTAGCGATGCTTCCAGACCGATCCGCACTGACGAGATGGAAGCTTGCAACAACAACAAAATTAGATATATCGAACTACCCGTTGCCTACGACGCGCTGACAATCGCCGTTAATCCTCAAAATACCTGGGCTAAAGATATTACTGTAGCCGAACTGAAAAAGATGTGGGAGCCAGCGGCAGAGGGAAAAATTACGAATTGGCAGCAAATCAGGTCTGCGTGGAGCGATCGCCCCTTAAAATTATACGGTGCTGGTAAAGATTCGGGTACGTTTGATTATTTTACTGAAGCAGTAGTCGGTAAAGCCAGAGCTAGCCGCCAGGACTACACGGCAAGCGAAGATGATGATGAATTGGTAGAGGGAGTGAGCAAAGACCTGAATGCGTTGGGGTATTTTGGCTTTGCTTATTACGAGGCAAATCAAAACAAGCTGAAGGCTCTGGCAGTAGATAGCGGTAGAGGTGCAGTTTTACCATCGCGACAGACAGTAGAAAAAGCACAGTACGAGCCTCTGTCTCGACCATTATTTATCTACGTTAATGCCAGATCGGTTCAGCTCAAACCTGCCGTGCGAAGATTTGTCGATTTCTATATTCAGCGTGCGCCAACTTTAGTTAGCTCCGTGGGTTACATCCCTTTACCAGCGGAAGGCTATCGCCTGAGTTATATCTACTTCAATCGAGGCAAAGTGGGAACCGTCTTTGAAGGCAAATCCCAAATTGGTCTGACAATTGGGCAGTTATTACGCAGACAAGCAAAATTTTAA
- a CDS encoding ArsJ-associated glyceraldehyde-3-phosphate dehydrogenase: MGIRVGINGFGRIGRLALRAAWGWSELDFVHINEIKGGAVAAAHLLKFDSVHGRWTPEVAAEGDRISIDGKYLSFSESPTPGEVPWDELGVDLVLECSGKFRTPTLLEPYFKRGVQKVIVAAPVKEEALNIVMGVNDRLYEHDKHHLLTAASCTTNCLAPVVKVIHEGLGIRHGVITTVHDHTNTQTIVDAPHKDLRRARATGLSLIPTTTGSATAIGLIYPELQGKLNGLAVRVPLLNASLTDCVFEVVRPTTVEEINGLLKTAAEGELKGILGYEERPLVSVDYKDDPRSAVVDALSTMVIDETQVKVLAWYDNEWGYANRMVELARKIARCY, translated from the coding sequence ATGGGAATTCGAGTTGGTATCAACGGTTTTGGTAGGATCGGACGATTAGCATTAAGGGCTGCCTGGGGATGGTCGGAACTAGACTTCGTACATATCAACGAAATTAAAGGTGGTGCAGTCGCCGCCGCCCATTTACTTAAATTTGATTCCGTCCACGGTCGTTGGACACCAGAAGTAGCAGCAGAGGGCGATCGCATTTCTATTGACGGCAAGTATTTGAGTTTCAGCGAGTCCCCCACACCAGGAGAAGTCCCGTGGGATGAGTTGGGAGTCGATCTCGTATTGGAGTGTTCTGGTAAATTCCGCACCCCAACTTTACTCGAACCCTATTTTAAGCGGGGAGTGCAAAAAGTCATTGTGGCTGCACCCGTTAAGGAAGAGGCGTTAAATATCGTTATGGGAGTCAACGATCGCCTCTACGAACATGACAAGCACCACTTACTCACAGCGGCTTCCTGTACCACAAACTGTCTGGCTCCAGTTGTAAAAGTTATCCATGAAGGATTGGGAATTCGACATGGAGTCATTACCACAGTCCACGACCACACCAACACGCAGACAATCGTAGACGCGCCGCATAAAGACTTGCGACGGGCGCGAGCGACGGGTTTATCTTTAATTCCAACGACAACGGGTTCCGCTACAGCAATCGGGTTAATTTATCCCGAACTGCAAGGTAAGCTCAACGGTTTGGCAGTGCGAGTGCCGTTATTAAATGCCTCCCTCACCGATTGCGTGTTTGAAGTCGTGCGTCCTACCACAGTAGAGGAAATTAACGGTTTGCTCAAAACTGCGGCAGAAGGAGAACTCAAAGGCATTCTCGGTTACGAAGAACGTCCCTTAGTTTCTGTAGACTACAAAGACGATCCGCGATCGGCTGTTGTAGATGCACTATCAACAATGGTCATCGATGAAACACAAGTCAAAGTTTTAGCCTGGTATGACAACGAATGGGGCTATGCAAATCGCATGGTTGAACTTGCCCGCAAGATTGCCCGTTGTTACTAA
- the arsJ gene encoding organoarsenical effux MFS transporter ArsJ has protein sequence MTSTAGNKANLRNYALVTAAYWGFTITDGALRMLVLLHFHLLGYTPLQIAMLFLFYEIFGVVTNFLGGWIGSQFGLKLTLYGGIGLQVFALAMLALLNPEWAVWLQVTYVMVAQAFSGIAKDLTKMSSKSAIRLVVPQSAQSSLFKWVAILTGSKNALKGVGFFVGSVLLAQFGFVNALLIMAAGLCLILGTGVLLPSGMGKIKAKVKFTQLFSKSREINILSAARFFLFGARDVWFVVALPVFLYSTLGWTFEQVGGFMACWVIGYGTVQFLAPNLLRWLGSGAAPQGRTIQIWTFVLSAIPAAIALSLQLRVSPALTIVAGLAIFGIIFAFNSAIHSYLVLAYTDDDKVALNVGFYYMANSGGRLAGTVLSGLIFQLFGLVGCLWVSMVFVLAAAAISLKLPDPQPQKAIAWKAGDE, from the coding sequence ATGACTTCCACTGCTGGAAATAAAGCCAATTTGCGTAACTATGCCCTCGTTACTGCTGCCTACTGGGGCTTCACAATTACCGATGGAGCGTTGCGGATGTTGGTGCTACTGCACTTTCATCTGCTGGGCTACACTCCTTTGCAAATCGCCATGTTGTTTCTGTTTTACGAAATTTTTGGCGTTGTCACCAATTTTCTTGGAGGTTGGATCGGCTCTCAATTTGGTCTAAAGCTGACTCTTTATGGTGGCATCGGACTACAAGTTTTTGCTTTAGCTATGCTGGCGTTGCTCAATCCAGAATGGGCTGTGTGGTTGCAAGTCACCTACGTGATGGTCGCGCAAGCCTTTTCTGGGATTGCCAAAGACTTGACCAAGATGAGTTCTAAGAGTGCGATTCGCTTGGTCGTACCCCAGTCAGCGCAGTCGTCACTGTTTAAATGGGTAGCTATATTAACTGGCTCCAAAAATGCTCTGAAGGGAGTTGGCTTTTTTGTGGGTAGCGTTTTGCTAGCTCAATTTGGCTTTGTGAATGCCCTGCTAATTATGGCAGCAGGACTGTGCTTAATCTTGGGTACGGGAGTACTGCTACCGTCAGGTATGGGCAAAATTAAGGCGAAAGTTAAATTTACCCAACTCTTTTCTAAAAGTAGGGAGATTAATATTCTCTCTGCGGCTCGTTTCTTTCTCTTCGGTGCGAGAGATGTTTGGTTTGTAGTTGCCCTCCCCGTGTTTCTCTACAGCACGCTTGGCTGGACGTTCGAGCAGGTCGGGGGATTCATGGCTTGCTGGGTGATTGGCTACGGGACAGTACAGTTTTTAGCGCCCAATCTGCTGCGCTGGTTGGGTTCGGGAGCGGCTCCCCAAGGGAGAACGATTCAAATTTGGACGTTTGTGCTGAGTGCAATTCCCGCCGCGATCGCTCTTTCGCTCCAACTTAGGGTGTCTCCAGCTTTAACAATTGTGGCAGGATTAGCAATTTTTGGGATTATTTTTGCCTTTAATTCAGCAATTCATTCCTATCTCGTCCTTGCCTACACCGATGATGACAAGGTGGCATTAAATGTTGGCTTCTACTATATGGCTAACTCTGGTGGACGCTTAGCGGGTACAGTGCTATCTGGTTTGATCTTTCAGCTATTTGGCTTAGTGGGTTGTTTGTGGGTGTCGATGGTATTCGTACTTGCGGCGGCTGCAATTTCTTTGAAATTACCCGATCCGCAACCCCAAAAAGCGATCGCCTGGAAAGCTGGAGATGAATAA
- the arsB gene encoding ACR3 family arsenite efflux transporter: MSINSSASKPIVNRLSFFEKYLTVWVFLCIVAGILLGRLFPGIAVALDAMSIYQVSIPIAICLFFMMYPIMVKIDFTQATNAIRSPKPVILTLVVNWLIKPFTMVVFAQFFLGWLFRPLLSGTEIIRGSEIVLANSYIAGAILLGIAPCTAMVLMWGYLSYGNQGHTLVMVAVNSLAMLFLYAPLGRWLLAANDLSVPWETIVLSVLIYVGLPLAAGMYSRYWILKHKGREWFERRFLKYLSPVAIAALLLTLVLLFAFKGELIVNNPIHIVLIAVPLFIQTNFIFLISYVAALKLKLAYEDAAPAALIGASNHFEVAIATAVMLFGLNSGAALATVVGVLIEVPVMLMLVEICKRTAAWFPREPEKASLRDPRCVSAFK, translated from the coding sequence ATGAGTATTAACAGTTCTGCATCAAAGCCAATTGTCAACCGTCTGAGTTTTTTTGAGAAATACCTGACTGTCTGGGTTTTCTTGTGTATTGTTGCTGGAATTTTATTAGGTAGGTTGTTTCCGGGCATAGCAGTGGCTCTTGATGCCATGAGCATTTATCAGGTGTCAATTCCGATCGCTATTTGCCTCTTTTTCATGATGTATCCAATTATGGTGAAGATCGACTTCACTCAGGCAACAAACGCAATTCGATCGCCCAAACCTGTCATTCTCACCTTAGTTGTGAATTGGTTAATTAAGCCGTTCACGATGGTTGTATTCGCTCAATTTTTTCTGGGGTGGTTATTTCGTCCTTTGCTATCTGGTACGGAAATTATCCGAGGTAGCGAAATTGTGTTGGCGAATTCCTACATTGCTGGGGCAATCTTACTAGGCATAGCCCCTTGTACGGCAATGGTATTGATGTGGGGTTATCTCTCTTATGGCAATCAAGGACATACACTGGTGATGGTAGCAGTAAATTCTCTAGCCATGCTGTTTTTGTATGCGCCGTTGGGAAGATGGTTGTTAGCAGCAAACGATCTCAGCGTACCTTGGGAAACTATCGTCCTATCAGTGCTGATTTATGTTGGCTTGCCCTTAGCTGCGGGAATGTATAGTCGCTACTGGATACTGAAACATAAGGGTAGAGAGTGGTTTGAACGGCGATTTTTAAAATATCTCAGTCCCGTTGCGATCGCTGCACTTTTATTGACTCTCGTGCTTTTATTTGCTTTCAAAGGTGAGCTAATTGTCAACAATCCTATACATATCGTTTTAATTGCCGTACCGCTGTTTATTCAGACGAATTTTATTTTTCTAATTTCCTACGTAGCAGCATTAAAACTCAAACTTGCTTATGAAGATGCTGCACCTGCGGCATTGATTGGAGCCAGCAATCATTTTGAAGTGGCGATCGCTACAGCGGTGATGTTATTCGGTTTAAATTCTGGCGCTGCTTTGGCTACTGTGGTGGGAGTCTTAATCGAAGTCCCAGTCATGCTGATGCTAGTAGAAATTTGCAAGCGTACAGCAGCTTGGTTTCCTCGCGAACCAGAAAAAGCTTCTCTGCGCGATCCGCGTTGTGTCAGTGCTTTTAAGTGA
- the arsC gene encoding arsenate reductase, glutathione/glutaredoxin type, with product MKRVMFVCKNNSRRSQMAEGFARQLGRENISVTSAGLEASYIDPLTVEVMSEVGVDISSQKSKPLSDFHPEDYDAVISLCGCGVNLPESWIFREVFQDWQLEDPQGQSIETFRQVRSQIKKRVEQLIQSLKNEKNNV from the coding sequence ATGAAAAGAGTCATGTTTGTGTGTAAAAACAACTCTCGTCGTTCTCAAATGGCGGAGGGTTTTGCCCGACAATTAGGAAGAGAAAACATTTCAGTTACTAGTGCTGGTTTAGAAGCTAGCTACATCGATCCATTAACAGTAGAAGTGATGTCAGAAGTTGGCGTAGATATTAGCAGCCAGAAATCGAAACCTTTAAGCGATTTTCATCCAGAAGATTATGATGCAGTTATTTCTTTATGTGGCTGTGGTGTCAATTTACCTGAGTCTTGGATATTCAGAGAAGTCTTCCAGGATTGGCAATTGGAAGATCCTCAAGGGCAATCAATAGAAACTTTTCGACAGGTGCGATCGCAAATTAAAAAAAGAGTAGAGCAACTTATTCAATCTCTTAAAAATGAAAAAAACAATGTTTAA
- a CDS encoding ArsR/SmtB family transcription factor — translation MKLSKLLTNCCPPLLSGFIKAEAAAQLAAMFRVLGEPARLQILSIIASHPNGEVCVCELTEPLGLSQPTVSHHLKVLYETGLLQKERRGNWIYYSLVPQQLDALRNALLIPQREDTLS, via the coding sequence ATGAAATTATCTAAACTACTTACTAATTGCTGTCCACCCCTACTTTCAGGTTTCATCAAAGCTGAAGCGGCGGCTCAACTCGCGGCTATGTTTCGCGTTCTTGGGGAACCTGCACGATTGCAAATTCTGAGTATAATTGCTTCTCATCCTAACGGTGAAGTCTGTGTTTGCGAGTTAACTGAACCCTTGGGGTTATCGCAACCCACTGTCAGCCACCATCTCAAAGTGTTATATGAAACTGGCTTGTTGCAGAAAGAAAGGCGCGGCAACTGGATTTACTATAGTCTGGTTCCCCAACAGCTCGACGCACTGAGAAATGCTTTGCTTATTCCTCAGCGCGAAGATACATTAAGTTGA
- the arsM gene encoding arsenite methyltransferase: MDSNAVKQNVRTAYGKIAQQQTGCGCGTPTTDTTEFAVALGYAEAELNTIPAEANLGLSCGNPTDLAQLKPGEIVLDLGSGGGFDCFIAATKVGATGKAIGVDMTPEMIAKATENAQKSNVQNVEFRLGEIENLPLADETVDVVISNCVINLSPDKPKVFQEIYRVLKPNGRIAISDTALKQQLSESVRQDIAAYVGCVAGALLVDEYQKIVETAGFQNVKVTVKQASSCCGDAETKDPIGQAIVAASGVDAAWQNDVVSVYVEGFK, from the coding sequence ATGGATAGCAATGCAGTAAAACAAAACGTGAGAACGGCTTACGGTAAAATTGCTCAACAACAGACAGGTTGTGGCTGTGGTACTCCTACCACTGACACAACAGAATTTGCTGTTGCTTTAGGTTATGCAGAAGCGGAACTCAATACAATTCCAGCCGAGGCAAATTTAGGATTGAGTTGTGGTAATCCTACTGATTTAGCGCAACTCAAGCCAGGTGAGATTGTTCTCGATTTAGGTTCGGGTGGGGGTTTTGATTGTTTTATTGCTGCGACGAAAGTTGGTGCTACAGGCAAAGCGATCGGTGTAGATATGACACCAGAGATGATCGCCAAAGCAACAGAAAATGCTCAAAAATCGAATGTACAAAATGTAGAATTTAGATTGGGAGAAATTGAAAACTTACCCCTAGCAGACGAGACTGTAGACGTAGTTATTAGTAATTGTGTCATCAACCTATCTCCCGATAAACCAAAAGTCTTCCAAGAAATTTATCGAGTTTTAAAACCAAATGGCAGAATTGCCATTTCCGATACAGCACTCAAACAGCAACTTTCTGAGTCAGTGCGACAAGATATTGCTGCTTATGTTGGTTGTGTAGCTGGTGCTTTATTAGTAGATGAATACCAAAAGATTGTTGAAACTGCTGGATTTCAAAATGTCAAGGTAACAGTCAAACAAGCATCTTCTTGTTGTGGAGATGCAGAAACAAAAGATCCAATTGGGCAAGCAATTGTGGCTGCGTCAGGAGTTGATGCAGCTTGGCAAAATGATGTTGTCAGCGTCTACGTAGAAGGATTTAAGTAA